ATCATTCAGCCCCCGGCCGTAATCGTCATTTTCGTAAAGAATTGCCGCCTTACGGTAACCGTCCTCATACATCCATTCGCTGACGAACACTCCCTGGAAAGCATCGGTTACCGAAATTCTAAACAGGTATGGATAATTCTGTTCGGTAAAGGCCGGCGAAGTGCCTACGTGAATCATGGGCAATTCTGCTTCCGTATAAATCGGAGCCCCCGACAGGGCGCAAGAACTATTGTAGTTACCTACTACAGCCAGGATTCCTGAGTCGTTAACAAACTTGTTGGCAATACTGGCCGCTTCCTTAGGGTCCGATTTGTCGTCTTGCGGTACTATCTCAATTTTCTCGCCGTTAATACCTCCGGCAGCGTTTATTTCCTCGGCAGCCAGTTTGGCGCCGTTTAACATTTGCTCACCGTAAGCAGCGCCGGTGCCGGTGAGCGGTGCTACCCAGCCCAGTTTAATTGTGCCTTGACCGGAAGAACCGCCTTCTTGCAAAGCATTTTCGCTTTTGCCGTCGGTCTTGCCCCCGCAGCCCGCCAGGGCCAGTAAACCAAGCATAAGGATTACCAACAACCCACACAGTAATACTTTCCGCTTATTTTTCATGCTTCCGCTACCTCCCTTTTTGATAACTAGGTGATTTACCAAAGAGCTCTGGTTCCTGATCCGCCGCCCTCACCCCTTTCCTGTAAAAAACCTCCAGCCGAAGTAAAGTTTTGCACTGGTACTTTAACCCAACTGTACAGGGATACGAAATGTATAAATATATTATTCAAAACTTCTTGAATAACCTTGGTAAAATAATCGCATAAATTTTTTAAAAAATTACAATAAAAAGATTATTCTGATGTTGCCCTGCAAAATATACCCAGTCTTATTTTCATGTAGTACAAAAGTTGCATCCGATTTTTTAATCCCTGTAAAAATTTGCAAAAAAAAGGAGGAAAAAAGGTAGTATTGTAGAATAAAATAATAATTTCAAATACATAAACTATAAAACTCCAAGGATAAAGGCAAACTACTCCGAAAGGGTAGGGCGCAAAGCCATGGGTCTAAAGCCATAAGCTATGATTGCCAGGTTGCCCGGTTGCTGCAGCAGCTGCGTTAGGGCTGCTTTTTTCATGCCGGTCAAACCAAAGTTAGGAGGTAAAAGATGTTGTTGCGCAAGAAGAAATTACCCAAAGCTGAGCCTCAAAAACAAAAAGGTAAAAGTTCCGGGACATTAAAACCTAACTTTCAAATATTACAGTTTAAACAATTAAAGGGTTTTCGTTCCAAAATAGGAGACCTTAAAGTTTCTAAAAAATTAGCCGTTTCCATGCTGGTAGGGCTTTCCGCATTGTTCATAGTAGGTCTCCTGGGTATTGTCAGCCTTGGGAAAATGAACGGCGAGGTCAAAAAGATGTACAACCGTAATCTGGCAGGCGTAATAGCAGCTGCCGATGCAGAAAGAGCCATCAGAGGCATTTCCGAGGCAGGGATAAGGTATACCACAGAAAACGAAATAAGCGCTCAGCAGTCCATCCGGCAGGAAATTAATAAATACAATGGGGA
This region of Zhaonella formicivorans genomic DNA includes:
- a CDS encoding ABC transporter substrate-binding protein, producing the protein MKNKRKVLLCGLLVILMLGLLALAGCGGKTDGKSENALQEGGSSGQGTIKLGWVAPLTGTGAAYGEQMLNGAKLAAEEINAAGGINGEKIEIVPQDDKSDPKEAASIANKFVNDSGILAVVGNYNSSCALSGAPIYTEAELPMIHVGTSPAFTEQNYPYLFRISVTDAFQGVFVSEWMYEDGYRKAAILYENDDYGRGLNDVVTKKFKELGGEIVASESYMLGETKDYTALLTKVKSAGADVLFIGGLYTEAALIAKQMKQVNLDIPVYGTDGIYENIFIELGGEAVEGFHVSGLLVPSDPDPKVQEFVQKFEKAYGFIPGTYAAYHYDATKLLAQAIQAVGKDRVKIKEYLEGLKEPFPGVTGAITFNETHDAMRTGMKRMVVEKGQWTLDK